The genomic stretch CGGTACGCTGAGTTTCACCTCTTCACCGGCTTCATTTACCAAGGTGTCAGTGAGCGGATTGAAATCAAGCGTGCCTGCCAAGGCCAAAGCCACCACCGTTTCGGGCGACGTTACAAAGGCCAGAGTCGTTGAGAGCCCATCGTTACGCTTAGGAAAGTTGCGATTGTACGAAGTGACAATGGTGTTGAGGTCGCCTTCAACCACATCGGAGCGCGACCACTGGCCAATGCAGGGCCCGCACGCGTTGGCTAACACGGTGGCACCAATGCGTTCGAAATCAGCCAGCAGCCCGTCGCGTTCAATAGTGGCGCGGACCTGTTCGGAACCCGGCGTTATCATTAGGTCGGTTTTACACTTAAGTCCACGCTCGGCAGCTTCGCGAGCAATAGAAGCTGCTCGGGTGATGTCCTCATAGGACGAGTTGGTGCATGAGCCAATAAGCGCATAGCTAATTTCTTGGGGCCAGCCGTTCAACTTGGCATCGGCACCTACTCTCGAAACCGGCCGAGACAAATCAGGGGTGTGCGGACCATTGATTAGTGGTTCAAGTTGGTCCAGATTTATTTCAATAACCTGATCGTAATAAGCCTCGGGATTGGCCAGTACATCCTCATCGGCGCGTAGATGCTCGGCCACGGCGTTAGCGGCATCTGCCAGCTCTTCACGCCCAGTTGACTTCAGGTACCTGGCCATTGCTTCGTCGTAACCAAAAAGTGACGTTGTGGCACCGATTTCGGCACCCATGTTACAGATGGTGGCTTTGCCAGTGGCGCTGATCGACTCGGCCCCCGGTCCCAAATACTCGACGATGGCACCGGTGCCACCCTTAACGGTCAGTATTCGGGCCACTTCTAAAATGATGTCTTTCGGGGCCGTCCAGCCGTTCAAACGCCCGGTGAGCTTTACACCAATGGCTTTCGGCCAACGGATGTTGAAGGGGAATCCGGTCATCACATCAACGGCATCGGCCCCACCAACCCCGATGGCCACCATGCCCAGACCACCAGCGTTTGGCGTGTGACTATCGGTGCCGATCATCATGCCGCCTGGGAACGCATATTGTTCCAGCACTACTTGGTGGATGATGCCGGAGCCCGGCTTCCAAAAACCAATGCCATATTTTGCAGAAACAGATTCCAGAAACTTGTAGACCTCAGAGTTGTCGTTTAGCGCTACCGCCAGGTCAACGTCGCCTTCGACCTTGGCTTGAATTAGGTGGTCACAATGAACGGTTGAGGGGACCGCCACTTCAGGTAGGCCAGCGGTCATGAACTGCAAAAGCGCCATTTGTGCGGTGGCGTCTTGCATAGCCACGCGATCTGGTCGTAGATCGGTGTAGCTCACGCCACGATCAAGACCCCCGGTCTCTGGATTATCGAGGTGATTGATGAGGATTTTTTCGGCCAGTGTCAACGGTCGCCCGAGGCGCTCACGACCGACTCGTAGCCGCTCATCTAATGTGCCATAGACTCGGTTCACGAGTTCGATCGGGGTGCTGGCTGCGACATGCATGTGTGGGGTCCACCTTGTTGGCTAGCGGGAAAATGAACAAAAACGTTTGAACGGTAGGACAATTGTTGTTTGCTTCCGCTCAGAGAGAATACAAGTATAGAACAAGTGAGAACTATCCGCTATCGGGAGATTGCCGAAGAACTGAGAGGCCAAATCGCCAACGGTAACCTTGTGGCCGGGCAGGTTCTTCCAAGTGAAGCCGAACTCTCAAAGAGCCATTCGGTCAGTCGTGTGACCATTCGAAAAGCCTTGGAACTGCTTCGACAAGACGGATTGGTGGATGCTCGCCAAGGTTTCGGCTGGTTCGTGGCTATAGCACCCTTAAAACAACCGTTAGCGCAGTTAGGCACGATCGAAGGGCAGCTAATCGACTGGGGTGTGCCTACGGTTCGGAAGGTTTTGGAGTTTAGCTTTGTACCTGCTCCGAAAGAGGCACGGGATGCTTTTGGCACCAACACGGTATTGCAGGTTCGCAGAGTGAACTTAGCTAACGGCGTGCCATTTGCTCGGGTCACCGTTTGGTGCCCTGAAGAACTTGGTGCGAATCTCTCGCGCTCTGACGTTGAGAAGTTTTCGTTCTACGAAGCGCTAGAAGTCGAACTTGGCGATGCTACCCAAATCATCGGGGCCGGGGTGGCGTCCGAAGCCGATGCGCAAGTGCTTGATATCCCAGTTAACTCACCAGTCTTGGTATGCCATCGAACAACCCGCGACAAAGAGGGTCACACAATCTTGGTGAGCGAACATATCTTTCCTGCTCACTTGACTCATTTTGTGGTGGAATTGCCCCATGTTGCTGACCCTGACCAAGGGGGCGGCATGTGGCTATTAGATGAAACCACTTGAGTTGTTGTCGCAACAGGCCGTTATTAGCGGTGGCTATACCTCAGCTAATTTACCTTGAGTGCTAGGCTCAGATAGTTATTTTGTTCTACCAGACACTTACTTTTTAGGACGGCGCACGTGAGTGACCAAACCGGTTCATGGCAACCAGACCCCTTTGGTCGGAACCAATATCGCTATTGGGATGGCACCCAATGGACCGACCAGGTGTCGAACGATGGGGTGATTGGCACCGACCCGGCCACGGCTACTCCTACCCCCGAAGTTGATCCGGGCTCACAGCCAACTCAGGCAGTACCGACCACGCCGCCTGCAACGCCAGCCGAGCCAACAATGGCTATGCCAACCATGCCTCCGGCACCACCTAGTTTCACCTCAGGCGATGTTGCGGTCGGCCCGGGTGGCGGTTCCAATAAAACCCCGTTGATTGTAGTAGCCGTGTTGGCCGTGGTGGCTTTGATCGCTGGTGGCGCGTTTTTCTTCTTGAAAGATGACGATTCCGATAAAGAAGCCGCTTCGAGCACTAGTACGACCGTCGCGCAAAGTACTACCACTAGTACCAGCGACGATCTCGACGACGAAGGCGATAGCGACTTCGACCTAAGCGAGCTTGGCCCGCTGGCCGACATGTTTGGTGATCTCACGGTTTCCCAGCTTCAGTGCATCGAAAAGGAAATGGCTGAGTTTGAGAAGAAGTACGACGTCGATTCTTTAGGCGACGATCCTGAAGATTTCGACTTCGGAATGTTGAGCGAAATGATGGGCGTATTCACGAAGTGTGATGTCGACGCGGCCGCCATATTCGGCGCCCTCTTGGGTGGCGAATTCGACCCGGGCCAAGATGACGATTTCGACTTCGGCTTCCAAAGCGGCAACAGCTACGGTGACAATCCGGCGCTCGACGCGCTATGGGATGCGTGTGACGGTGGCGATATGGAAGCCTGTGATGACCTGTACTTCCAGTCAGACTTTGGCACCGAATACGAAGAGTTTGCCGACACCTGTGGCGGGCGAACTTCCGGTGGAACCTATTGTTCCGAATAGGCGATCACTGCCGCCAAGTGTGAGCAGTTCACCACTAGAGAACCAGTAATTCCTACTTAAGGTAGGGCCAGCGGCGTCGGGAACGGCGCCGCTTTGGGTTTTGTTCACCTAGTGCCCAAGTACGTCGCCAATCTGAGGCCTGTGGTCCGCTTAGCGACGGGGTTGTGCCTGCGGCGGCATGTTGTCGCGCCACCCACCAGTTGTTGGTTGCTTCATCACCAAGTTGTTCAACAGCAGCCTCAACCCGTGAACCTAGGCGCCTAGTGTCTTCTTTATCGCCTGGTATAAGGGCATGGCCAAAGGTAACGGTTGTGTGGTGCCGTTTCGGCTTGTTCTGCCCCTTGGGTAACACGAGATTGGTGCCGGAGATGTAAACCGGGACAATGGGTACACCGCAGCGAATGGCGAGGTAGGCGGCACCACCGCGAAATTCTTGACCCCAACCATCGGGGCTTCGGCCACCTTCGGGGAAGATCAGAAGGCTCCAACCATCGTTAATCAGTTTGGCAGCACGATCAGCGCTGGTACGAGAAATTTTGGTGCGTTCAATAGGTACCGCATTCAATGCCAGAGCCGAAAACGTACCCGAGATCCGGTTGCCAAAAAAATAGTCAGCCGCGGCACCTACAAACATGCGGTGTCGCCACGGCTCAGGAATAGAAGTGAGCATCAGCGGCGTATCAAGATGGCTATGGTGATTCGCAACAAAAATCACCGGACCACGGAGCCCGTCAAGGCGATCTTCGCCGTGTACTTGCTTGGGTGCAATAACCCCAACTGCTGGCCGCAAAAAGGCTTCCAGGATTGCTAACCGAGCCACCCGCGTGGGATATCGCCTGGCCCAAGCCGTTGGAAACGCCGAGCCAACCTTGCGCGTGTCGGGCGGCAATTCCACCGATAAAGGCACATGGGGTGCGCGATACGGGAACGGCAAGCGCTTTAGGAGCCTGGCTGGCGAGAGAGCTTTGATACCACTCACGTTACGTCAGCCATAAGAATAGGCGGGTTATGGAAATGAGTGATTGTGGCATCACGACCCACCGTGTCAGCCGCCATTTCTAAGGCGTCCGACAAGGTCGAAGCGTTCGAGAAGCCAAGACGACGTACTGCTCGCTCATCGCCGCCAATCACAATCACTCGACCCAAATGGTCGAGGGCGTGTGCCCCCCAATACCACATGTAAAACGGGTGCACACCGTGGTAGGCATTTGAGGTGCGGTACAGATGGCGATACCACTCATCTTCGGCGTATTTTTGCTCGTACTTGGCCGACATGACCTCTGGGTCACGGGTTTCGGTCAGTACTTCTTCAAAAAAGTCGATGTAGCTTGGGTGATGAACCGGGTGAAACTCGTACGGTGTGGGGTGGCTCATGATTAAGACTCCACCTTCACGTACTAAAGGCCGGCCTTTATAGAGGTTGAAAAAATAGCCGAGGCCCAGACACATCACCAGGATGGGGTTCATGATGGAATCGACGTTATAAGGGCCGATGTAGGGTAAACCCATGGTCAAAATATCAGTTTGAC from Acidimicrobiia bacterium encodes the following:
- a CDS encoding aconitate hydratase, which translates into the protein MHVAASTPIELVNRVYGTLDERLRVGRERLGRPLTLAEKILINHLDNPETGGLDRGVSYTDLRPDRVAMQDATAQMALLQFMTAGLPEVAVPSTVHCDHLIQAKVEGDVDLAVALNDNSEVYKFLESVSAKYGIGFWKPGSGIIHQVVLEQYAFPGGMMIGTDSHTPNAGGLGMVAIGVGGADAVDVMTGFPFNIRWPKAIGVKLTGRLNGWTAPKDIILEVARILTVKGGTGAIVEYLGPGAESISATGKATICNMGAEIGATTSLFGYDEAMARYLKSTGREELADAANAVAEHLRADEDVLANPEAYYDQVIEINLDQLEPLINGPHTPDLSRPVSRVGADAKLNGWPQEISYALIGSCTNSSYEDITRAASIAREAAERGLKCKTDLMITPGSEQVRATIERDGLLADFERIGATVLANACGPCIGQWSRSDVVEGDLNTIVTSYNRNFPKRNDGLSTTLAFVTSPETVVALALAGTLDFNPLTDTLVNEAGEEVKLSVPVGVELPDAGFTPGESGFIAPPADATSVEVVVSPTSDRLQLLKPFAPWNGEDFLALPVLMKAQGKCTTDHISAAGPWLRYRGHLENISGNLFAGAINAFTGEAGQGKDITDGQTRPYPEIAKRYSEAGISWVAIGDENYGEGSSREHAAMEPRFRGAVAVITRSFARIHEANLKKQGVLPFTFANPADYDLVGEDDRISILGLAELQPNKPITARIEHASGESVEISLLHTFSEEQIEWFKAGSALNIIRRNMGA
- a CDS encoding GntR family transcriptional regulator, which gives rise to MRTIRYREIAEELRGQIANGNLVAGQVLPSEAELSKSHSVSRVTIRKALELLRQDGLVDARQGFGWFVAIAPLKQPLAQLGTIEGQLIDWGVPTVRKVLEFSFVPAPKEARDAFGTNTVLQVRRVNLANGVPFARVTVWCPEELGANLSRSDVEKFSFYEALEVELGDATQIIGAGVASEADAQVLDIPVNSPVLVCHRTTRDKEGHTILVSEHIFPAHLTHFVVELPHVADPDQGGGMWLLDETT
- a CDS encoding DUF2510 domain-containing protein; its protein translation is MSDQTGSWQPDPFGRNQYRYWDGTQWTDQVSNDGVIGTDPATATPTPEVDPGSQPTQAVPTTPPATPAEPTMAMPTMPPAPPSFTSGDVAVGPGGGSNKTPLIVVAVLAVVALIAGGAFFFLKDDDSDKEAASSTSTTVAQSTTTSTSDDLDDEGDSDFDLSELGPLADMFGDLTVSQLQCIEKEMAEFEKKYDVDSLGDDPEDFDFGMLSEMMGVFTKCDVDAAAIFGALLGGEFDPGQDDDFDFGFQSGNSYGDNPALDALWDACDGGDMEACDDLYFQSDFGTEYEEFADTCGGRTSGGTYCSE
- a CDS encoding 1-acyl-sn-glycerol-3-phosphate acyltransferase yields the protein MSGIKALSPARLLKRLPFPYRAPHVPLSVELPPDTRKVGSAFPTAWARRYPTRVARLAILEAFLRPAVGVIAPKQVHGEDRLDGLRGPVIFVANHHSHLDTPLMLTSIPEPWRHRMFVGAAADYFFGNRISGTFSALALNAVPIERTKISRTSADRAAKLINDGWSLLIFPEGGRSPDGWGQEFRGGAAYLAIRCGVPIVPVYISGTNLVLPKGQNKPKRHHTTVTFGHALIPGDKEDTRRLGSRVEAAVEQLGDEATNNWWVARQHAAAGTTPSLSGPQASDWRRTWALGEQNPKRRRSRRRWPYLK